A single genomic interval of Mycolicibacterium sp. MU0053 harbors:
- a CDS encoding MlaE family ABC transporter permease: MAADTAMVMFRPPFAWRELIEQAWFLMRVSLLPTIMMAIPFTVMTVFVINLLLVEIGAQDAAGSGAALGAVTQIGPMVTVLVVAGAGATAMCADLGARTIREEIDAMRVLGIDPLQRLVAPRVLAATVVAMLLSPLVTVVGLLGAFAFSVFFQNATPGTFVGGLTLLVGLPEVVISLVKSALFGLTAGMIACYKGLSVGGGPAGVGNAVNETVVFSFVGLFVINVIVTAIGVKATL, translated from the coding sequence CTGGTTTCTGATGCGGGTGTCGCTGCTGCCGACCATCATGATGGCGATTCCGTTCACGGTGATGACCGTGTTCGTCATCAATCTGCTCCTGGTCGAAATCGGTGCCCAGGATGCCGCCGGCAGCGGGGCCGCGCTGGGGGCGGTCACCCAGATTGGTCCGATGGTCACCGTGCTCGTCGTCGCGGGCGCCGGCGCCACCGCCATGTGTGCCGACTTGGGCGCGCGCACGATCCGCGAGGAGATCGACGCGATGCGCGTGCTGGGGATAGATCCCTTGCAGCGATTGGTGGCCCCGAGGGTGCTGGCCGCGACTGTGGTCGCGATGCTGCTCTCACCCTTGGTGACGGTGGTGGGACTGCTGGGAGCTTTCGCATTTTCGGTCTTCTTCCAGAACGCCACTCCCGGGACCTTCGTGGGCGGTCTGACGTTGCTGGTAGGCCTGCCCGAGGTGGTGATCTCCTTGGTGAAGTCGGCTCTCTTCGGACTTACCGCCGGCATGATCGCCTGCTATAAGGGGCTCTCGGTTGGCGGAGGCCCGGCGGGTGTCGGCAATGCCGTCAACGAAACCGTGGTGTTCTCGTTCGTCGGGCTGTTCGTGATCAACGTGATCGTTACGGCCATCGGTGTGAAGGCAACACTGTGA
- a CDS encoding ABC transporter permease produces MITSTPSTLRPRIDRTRSKVVDGWTKLGDQAAFYGKSLVSIGDVLRNYRLELVRIIAQMSMGSGALAVVGGTVAIIGFLTLSAGALIAVQGYHSLSNIGIEALTGFVSAYLNVRLIAPLIAGVGLAATIGAGATAQLGAMRINEEIDAMEVIGIRSVAYLASSRVIAGVIVVIPLYSIAVLMSFFAARFGTTAIYGQSRGVYDHYFNTFLNPSDMLWSCLTAVVMAIVIMLVHTYYGFTATGGPAGVGEAVGRAVRTSLVTSVFVVLGLTLAIYGQSPDVNLSG; encoded by the coding sequence GTGATCACCTCGACTCCCAGCACCCTGCGTCCTCGGATCGACCGGACGAGAAGCAAGGTCGTGGACGGCTGGACCAAACTGGGGGACCAGGCCGCGTTCTACGGCAAGTCGCTTGTTTCGATCGGCGACGTGCTGCGCAACTACCGCCTCGAATTGGTCCGCATCATCGCCCAAATGAGCATGGGTTCAGGCGCATTGGCGGTAGTCGGCGGCACCGTCGCGATCATCGGGTTTCTCACCCTCTCAGCCGGAGCGCTCATCGCCGTCCAGGGGTACCACTCGCTGTCCAACATCGGCATCGAGGCTCTGACTGGATTCGTCTCCGCCTACCTCAACGTGCGCCTCATTGCGCCCCTCATAGCTGGTGTGGGATTGGCGGCGACCATCGGCGCCGGCGCCACCGCGCAGTTGGGTGCAATGCGGATCAACGAAGAAATCGATGCCATGGAGGTCATCGGCATCCGAAGCGTCGCCTATCTCGCTTCCAGCCGGGTCATCGCCGGCGTCATCGTCGTGATCCCGCTCTACAGCATCGCAGTGCTGATGTCGTTCTTTGCTGCGCGGTTCGGCACCACTGCGATCTACGGACAGTCCCGCGGCGTCTATGACCACTACTTCAACACCTTCTTGAACCCGTCGGACATGCTGTGGTCGTGCTTGACCGCTGTCGTCATGGCCATTGTGATCATGCTCGTTCACACCTACTACGGGTTCACCGCAACCGGCGGTCCCGCGGGCGTGGGTGAGGCGGTGGGGCGGGCGGTCCGCACATCCCTGGTTACCTCGGTCTTCGTAGTGCTGGGTCTGACCCTGGCCATCTACGGCCAGTCCCCTGACGTCAATCTGTCGGGTTAG
- a CDS encoding TetR/AcrR family transcriptional regulator, with translation MTDAAMEVLREVGFHELTLQMVGERAGMTRATAYTYFASKDHLVAEVFRRRMVATTVSIPDSSDVVERVLATLRHIALIVADEPELADAITGVFNSSDPEIEAIRIQLYEYVHTVTVAAVGDDGDEETVSMLEMAYLGAMMRAVFVPGFKKTVTQDVEKLARRILAAD, from the coding sequence TTGACCGACGCCGCGATGGAAGTTCTGCGTGAGGTTGGCTTTCACGAGTTGACGCTGCAAATGGTCGGTGAGCGTGCCGGCATGACCCGGGCCACCGCGTACACCTACTTCGCGTCGAAGGACCACCTCGTTGCAGAGGTTTTTCGCCGGCGCATGGTGGCGACAACCGTGTCCATCCCCGACTCGTCGGATGTCGTCGAACGGGTCCTGGCGACGCTTCGGCATATCGCTTTGATCGTCGCGGACGAACCCGAACTGGCCGACGCGATCACGGGGGTCTTCAACAGCTCGGATCCCGAGATAGAAGCCATCCGCATCCAACTGTATGAGTACGTACACACAGTTACCGTCGCGGCGGTCGGTGACGACGGCGACGAGGAAACCGTGTCGATGCTGGAGATGGCCTACCTCGGCGCGATGATGCGAGCGGTGTTCGTACCGGGATTCAAGAAAACCGTGACCCAGGACGTCGAGAAGTTGGCGCGTCGCATCCTCGCAGCGGATTGA
- a CDS encoding aldehyde dehydrogenase family protein codes for MTQTTGETGILAGEARMLVDGELRHTADGALFDVVHPANEQVVGQAADGTVADMDDAIAAARRAFDTTEWSRDVDFRFHCLMQLHRALERNKERLRRIVVTEVGCPVSVTGSQIEDPIDEVRHWAEHGRDFEYLVDTGIHKAPMGTARRSIAYDPVGVVGAITPWNVPFYLNIAETVPALMAGNTVVLKPAQLTPWSGNELGRIVAEETDIPAGVFNVVSSNANEVGAALSADPRVDMITFTGSTATGRAILAAAAPTVKRTMMELGGKSAHIVLDDAKFEKCLPMAAMIACVMSGQACIMASRILLPRSRYDEGIEILRAAMAATAVGDPWDPGVLQGPQISEAQRQKVLGLIQSGIDSGARLVTGGGVPEHLPVGYYTQPTLLVDVDPNSQVAQEEIFGPVLSVIPYDTDDEAVAIANNSIYGLSGEVTGVDTERAFCIARRLRTGNVTVNGRSHFGITSPFGGTKQSGLGRRNGAEGFKEYLEIKTIGHPG; via the coding sequence ATGACCCAAACCACCGGTGAGACCGGCATTCTGGCCGGCGAAGCGCGCATGCTCGTCGACGGCGAACTGCGGCACACTGCCGACGGCGCGCTGTTCGATGTGGTGCATCCGGCCAACGAGCAGGTGGTCGGGCAGGCCGCCGACGGCACCGTCGCCGACATGGACGACGCCATCGCCGCGGCGCGGCGCGCCTTCGACACCACCGAATGGTCCCGCGACGTCGACTTCCGTTTCCACTGCCTGATGCAGCTGCATCGGGCGCTGGAGCGCAACAAGGAGCGGTTGCGTCGCATCGTGGTCACCGAGGTGGGATGTCCGGTCAGCGTGACCGGCAGCCAGATCGAGGATCCCATCGACGAGGTCCGGCACTGGGCCGAACACGGCCGGGATTTCGAGTACCTGGTCGACACCGGCATCCACAAGGCCCCGATGGGCACCGCCCGGCGTTCCATCGCCTACGACCCGGTCGGCGTGGTCGGCGCGATCACCCCGTGGAACGTGCCGTTCTACCTCAACATCGCCGAGACCGTCCCGGCGCTGATGGCCGGCAACACCGTCGTACTCAAACCCGCGCAGCTGACCCCGTGGTCGGGCAATGAGCTGGGGCGCATCGTCGCCGAGGAGACCGACATCCCGGCCGGGGTGTTCAACGTCGTCAGCTCGAACGCCAACGAGGTGGGCGCGGCGCTCTCAGCCGACCCGCGGGTCGACATGATCACCTTCACCGGGTCGACGGCCACCGGCCGGGCCATCTTGGCCGCGGCCGCGCCAACCGTCAAGCGCACCATGATGGAACTCGGCGGCAAGTCCGCCCACATCGTGCTCGACGACGCGAAGTTCGAGAAGTGCCTGCCGATGGCGGCCATGATCGCGTGCGTGATGTCCGGTCAGGCCTGCATCATGGCCAGCCGGATCCTGCTGCCCCGAAGCCGCTATGACGAGGGCATCGAGATCCTGCGGGCCGCCATGGCCGCCACCGCCGTCGGCGACCCCTGGGACCCGGGCGTGCTGCAGGGTCCGCAGATCAGCGAGGCCCAGCGGCAGAAGGTGCTCGGGCTGATCCAGAGCGGAATCGACTCCGGTGCCCGGCTGGTCACCGGCGGCGGCGTTCCGGAGCACCTGCCGGTCGGGTACTACACGCAGCCCACACTGCTCGTCGACGTGGATCCGAATTCTCAAGTGGCCCAAGAGGAAATCTTCGGCCCGGTGCTCTCGGTGATCCCGTATGACACCGACGACGAGGCCGTCGCGATCGCCAACAACTCCATCTACGGGCTCTCCGGCGAAGTCACCGGGGTTGACACTGAACGAGCCTTTTGTATCGCCCGGCGGCTGCGTACCGGTAACGTGACGGTCAACGGCCGAAGCCACTTCGGTATCACCAGTCCCTTTGGCGGTACCAAGCAAAGTGGTCTCGGCCGGCGCAACGGAGCCGAAGGCTTCAAGGAATATCTGGAGATCAAGACCATCGGGCATCCCGGGTGA
- a CDS encoding amidohydrolase family protein, which produces MSTPSEQFRSAPIFDADQHMYETPEALTKFLPERYRHAVQYAQIGKQTRIIINGKVTDFIPNPTFERVAAPGAHEKFFAGKNTEGLTLREMQGKAIEAPAATRNPDDRVKELDRQGVVEALNYPTLASLVEHSSAEDPQLTLAIIHALNQWMVEHWSFSYEDRVFSTPIINLSEVDAAQRELAYILDHGAQVALIKPGPVNGLHGWRSPALPEFDPFWRDVEAAGLPIVLHASYPPLDDYVNSWEPPHTQNFMAQSAFRWMVLGHREIADMLTSLICHGTLTRFPKLRIASVENGSSWIFPLFNDFDELVKKMPQNFPEHPHDVFRRNIWVSPFWEGCVADVVNTVGWDKVLFGSDYPHPEGLAEPKAFWRYAEGMDIRRTYDFMGDNARRFMGLPIANPDPDAVHPPQLVAPGS; this is translated from the coding sequence ATGAGCACCCCCAGCGAACAGTTTCGGTCGGCTCCGATCTTCGATGCCGACCAACACATGTACGAGACCCCCGAGGCGCTGACGAAGTTCCTGCCGGAGCGCTACCGCCACGCGGTCCAGTACGCCCAGATCGGCAAGCAGACCCGGATCATCATCAATGGCAAGGTCACCGACTTCATCCCCAACCCCACCTTCGAGAGGGTGGCCGCGCCCGGGGCGCACGAGAAGTTCTTCGCCGGCAAGAACACCGAGGGCCTGACCCTGCGCGAGATGCAGGGCAAGGCCATCGAGGCGCCCGCGGCGACCCGCAATCCCGACGATCGGGTCAAAGAGCTCGACCGGCAAGGTGTCGTCGAGGCGCTCAACTATCCGACGCTGGCCAGCCTGGTCGAACACTCCAGCGCCGAGGACCCACAGCTGACGCTGGCGATCATCCACGCCCTGAACCAGTGGATGGTCGAACACTGGTCGTTCAGCTATGAGGACCGGGTGTTCTCCACACCGATCATCAACCTCTCCGAGGTCGACGCCGCCCAGCGCGAACTGGCCTACATCCTCGATCACGGCGCCCAGGTCGCGCTGATCAAGCCGGGTCCGGTCAACGGCTTGCACGGTTGGCGCTCACCGGCACTGCCGGAGTTCGATCCGTTCTGGCGCGACGTCGAAGCCGCGGGCCTGCCGATCGTGCTGCACGCCAGCTACCCGCCACTGGATGACTACGTGAACAGCTGGGAACCGCCACACACCCAGAACTTCATGGCGCAGAGCGCCTTCCGCTGGATGGTGCTCGGCCACCGCGAGATCGCCGACATGCTCACGAGCCTGATCTGCCACGGCACCCTGACCCGCTTCCCCAAGTTGCGGATCGCCAGCGTCGAGAACGGCAGCAGCTGGATCTTCCCGCTGTTCAACGACTTCGACGAGCTGGTCAAGAAGATGCCGCAGAACTTCCCGGAGCATCCGCACGACGTCTTCCGCCGCAACATCTGGGTCAGCCCGTTCTGGGAGGGCTGCGTCGCCGACGTCGTCAACACCGTCGGCTGGGACAAGGTGCTGTTCGGCTCGGACTATCCGCACCCGGAGGGACTGGCCGAACCGAAAGCCTTCTGGCGCTACGCCGAAGGCATGGACATCCGCCGGACCTACGACTTCATGGGCGACAACGCCCGCCGCTTCATGGGCCTGCCGATCGCCAACCCCGACCCCGACGCGGTACACCCGCCCCAACTCGTCGCCCCCGGAAGCTGA
- a CDS encoding thiolase family protein, with the protein MNEVAIIGVGLHPFGRFEGKSAMQMGVDAILAAVADAGVQWSDIQAAAGGSWTVANPDAIVGMVGLTGIPFTNVFNACATAASAAKTCADGIRLGDYDIGIAVGLDKHPKGAFTEDPALVGMPRWYAENGQYLTTQFFGMKANRYLHTHGVSQATLAKVAAKNFRNGVLNPNAFRRKAISEEDILNSTMLNYPLTQYMFCAPDEGAAAVVMCRADIAHRYTDKPVYLKAVEVRTRTYGAYEVNTTFAPVDEDVAPTVYAARAAFEKAGIGPEEVDVIQLQDTDAGAEIIHMAECGFCADGDQERLLADGATEIGGAMPINTDGGLIANGEPIGASGLRQIHEIVRQLRGEAGDRQVPGSPKVGFTQLYGAPGTAAATILTT; encoded by the coding sequence GTGAACGAGGTGGCCATCATCGGCGTGGGGTTGCACCCCTTCGGCCGATTCGAAGGCAAGTCCGCCATGCAGATGGGAGTCGACGCCATCCTGGCGGCCGTCGCCGACGCCGGCGTGCAATGGTCGGACATCCAGGCCGCTGCCGGCGGCAGCTGGACGGTGGCCAACCCGGACGCGATCGTCGGCATGGTCGGCCTGACCGGCATCCCGTTCACCAATGTGTTCAACGCCTGCGCGACGGCGGCCAGCGCGGCCAAGACCTGCGCCGACGGTATCCGGCTCGGCGACTACGACATCGGTATCGCGGTCGGTCTCGACAAGCACCCCAAGGGCGCCTTCACCGAGGACCCCGCCCTGGTCGGGATGCCGCGCTGGTACGCCGAGAACGGCCAATACCTCACCACCCAGTTCTTCGGCATGAAGGCCAACCGCTACCTGCACACCCACGGCGTTTCCCAGGCGACGCTGGCCAAGGTCGCGGCCAAGAACTTCCGCAACGGCGTGCTCAATCCGAACGCCTTCCGCCGCAAGGCCATCTCCGAGGAAGACATCCTCAACTCGACGATGCTGAACTATCCCCTGACGCAGTACATGTTCTGCGCGCCCGACGAGGGTGCGGCGGCGGTCGTGATGTGCCGCGCCGACATTGCGCACCGCTACACCGACAAGCCGGTCTACCTCAAGGCCGTCGAGGTCCGCACCCGCACCTACGGGGCCTACGAGGTCAACACCACCTTCGCCCCGGTGGACGAGGACGTCGCGCCCACCGTGTACGCCGCGCGCGCCGCGTTCGAGAAGGCCGGAATCGGCCCCGAGGAAGTCGACGTCATCCAGTTGCAGGACACCGACGCCGGCGCGGAGATCATCCACATGGCCGAGTGCGGCTTCTGCGCCGACGGCGACCAGGAGCGGCTGCTCGCCGACGGGGCCACCGAGATCGGCGGCGCCATGCCGATCAACACCGACGGCGGTTTGATCGCCAACGGCGAGCCGATCGGCGCCTCGGGTCTGCGCCAGATCCACGAGATCGTGCGGCAGCTGCGCGGGGAGGCCGGCGACCGGCAGGTCCCCGGCTCCCCGAAGGTCGGTTTCACCCAGCTCTACGGCGCGCCGGGCACCGCCGCCGCCACCATCCTCACCACCTAA
- a CDS encoding aldehyde dehydrogenase family protein has translation MSSSERDELCALLQRQRDDFLAQGPPDPGVRRNRIDRLQALVLDNTDALVEAMGADFGTRSRSASLFTEVVGMIPVIEHTRKQLARWMKSTKLLRLARPLGLRAEVEPTPLGVVGIIGPWNFPLNLVVLPATAAFAAGNRVMIKMSEVTPRTAALLKELAPKYFDPAELTVVTGGPDVAATFTTLPFDHLFFTGSPEIGVRVQQAAAQHLVPVTLELGGKNPVVVAPRGSHADIAKAAARIASARMVNGGQVCVCPDYVLVPEAGVEVFVDTARRTWQGMFPTIIANGDYCSSVNEANFDRVLGLLDDARGKGAAVESVTPAGEQLPDRTSRKIGPTLVRGVDDAMRIAHEEIFGPVLVVLPYSGLVEAVDYINARPAPLVAYWYGPADDDFRTFVRGTRSGGVARNDFAAQMIPSAAPFGGVGRSGMGAYHGKAGFDTFSHHRTVVGSDLPFSITGTAAPPFTAPMKLYADAALRRARNKTRRRLARPGSPSSSGESR, from the coding sequence ATGAGCAGTTCGGAGCGAGACGAGCTGTGCGCGCTGTTGCAACGGCAGCGCGACGACTTCCTCGCGCAGGGACCGCCGGATCCGGGGGTGCGGCGGAACCGGATCGACCGGCTGCAGGCCCTGGTGTTGGACAACACCGACGCCCTGGTGGAAGCGATGGGCGCCGACTTCGGCACGCGCTCGCGGTCGGCGTCGCTGTTCACCGAGGTGGTCGGGATGATCCCGGTGATAGAGCACACCCGAAAGCAGCTGGCGCGCTGGATGAAGTCCACCAAGCTGCTGCGGCTGGCCCGGCCGTTGGGTCTGCGTGCCGAGGTCGAGCCCACACCGCTGGGCGTGGTCGGCATCATCGGCCCGTGGAACTTCCCGCTCAACCTGGTGGTGTTGCCGGCCACCGCGGCCTTCGCCGCGGGCAACCGGGTGATGATCAAGATGTCCGAGGTCACCCCGCGCACCGCGGCCCTGTTGAAAGAGTTGGCGCCCAAGTACTTCGACCCCGCCGAGTTGACCGTCGTCACCGGCGGGCCCGACGTCGCGGCGACGTTCACCACGCTGCCCTTCGATCATCTGTTCTTCACCGGATCTCCCGAGATCGGGGTCAGGGTGCAACAGGCCGCGGCACAGCACCTGGTTCCGGTGACGCTGGAACTCGGCGGCAAGAACCCGGTGGTCGTCGCTCCCCGCGGCAGCCACGCCGACATCGCCAAGGCGGCCGCGCGCATCGCGTCGGCGCGGATGGTCAACGGCGGGCAGGTCTGCGTGTGTCCGGATTACGTGCTGGTGCCCGAGGCCGGCGTCGAGGTGTTCGTCGACACCGCGCGGCGCACCTGGCAGGGCATGTTCCCGACGATCATCGCCAACGGCGACTACTGCTCCAGCGTCAACGAAGCCAACTTCGATCGGGTGCTGGGCCTGCTCGACGACGCCCGCGGCAAGGGTGCGGCGGTGGAATCGGTGACCCCGGCCGGAGAGCAACTGCCGGACCGGACCAGCCGCAAGATCGGCCCGACGTTGGTGCGCGGTGTCGACGACGCGATGCGGATCGCGCATGAGGAGATCTTCGGACCGGTGCTGGTGGTGCTGCCGTACTCCGGACTGGTCGAGGCCGTCGACTACATCAACGCGCGGCCCGCCCCGCTGGTGGCCTACTGGTACGGGCCGGCGGACGACGACTTCCGGACCTTCGTCCGCGGCACCCGCAGCGGCGGTGTGGCACGCAATGACTTTGCCGCCCAGATGATCCCGTCGGCCGCTCCCTTCGGCGGGGTGGGGCGCAGCGGCATGGGCGCCTATCACGGCAAGGCGGGCTTCGACACGTTCAGTCATCACCGGACGGTGGTCGGTTCGGATCTGCCGTTCAGCATCACCGGCACCGCGGCGCCACCGTTCACCGCGCCGATGAAGCTGTATGCCGACGCCGCACTTCGGCGGGCCCGCAACAAGACTCGTCGCCGGCTGGCCCGTCCCGGTTCGCCCTCGAGTTCAGGAGAAAGCCGATGA